The Atribacter laminatus genome contains the following window.
TTATCATAAACCCGGGTGGTGAAAGATGGTCGAAAATTATCGATCTGACTGGAAATAACGCGAATATCATCTAAATAAAAAAACTGAACCAATAAGAAAAAAATAATACCAGCTAAAATGCCAAAAATAAATGCCGAGAATAATGGTAAACGAAAAATCTTTGATCGAGAACGTCGTCGTATCTTTATTTTTAAAAGGTTCTCTTTTGATTCTTTATTCATCAATCTTCCCATATTTATGACCAAGAGTTTTCATTTGATTGGGTTTTGATATAATTTCACTAAAGCTTTATTATATCATTCAATTCTCTTTTTTTAGTATTCTATATGAAATAGTCAACCGATTGGATAGGTGAATTCAATGAAGAAACTACCACGTATGGCATTGATTGCCGCACTCTATGCAGCCTTTACTATTCTGCCACCTTTTTATGCTTTTGCATACGGTCCAATACAAATCAGAGTCGCAGAAGCCTTTACCGTTTTACCTTTTCTATTTCCTGAAACAATTTTTGGTTTAACCATTGGATGTTTTTTGGCGAATCTCTTGGGACAGGTTGGGTTTCTGGATATCGTCTTTGGAACCCTCATTACTTTTTTGGCTGCCTTGGTTACTTCAAAAATGAAAAAAGCTTACTTGGCTCCCTTGCCTCCGGTCTTATTCAATTCCTTTGGTGTTTCTTTGTATCTCGCTAAACTTTTTCAAGTTCCCTATTTTTATTCCGTTTTTTATATTATGATAGGAGAACTTATTGCCTGCTATGGTATCGGATATCCGATCTTAAAAATCTTGCTTAAACGTGGAATAGTTAGGAGATGATTAGATTGAGTTTTGAAAAAAGAGCAACTCAAGACCTCGAGATTCTCTGCCGAGGAGTCGAAGACATTATAAATCCCGAAGACCTCCAAAAAAAATTAATTCGCTATTATCAAACCGGACAGCCTTTAATTATTAAAGAAGGATTTGATCCCAGTGCACCTGATATCCATCTGGGACATACCGTTACCCTTAGAAAACTGAAGCAGTTTCAGCTTCTTGGCCATCAAGTCGTTTTTCTGGTAGGTGATTTTACTGGTCGTATCGGTGATCCAACCGGTAAAAAAGAAGCCCGGAAACAATTGACCGAAGAAGAAGTTTTAGCCAACGCGAAAACCTATTCAGAACAAGCTTTTAAAATTCTTGACCCAGAGAAAACCATTATTAAATTCAACAGTAAATGGCTTAAGAATCTTTCTTTTGTCGATATCATTGAAATTACTGCTCATTTTACGGTAGCCCGCATGTTAGAAAGAGAAGACTTCCATCAACGCTTATCAAATGGAAAACCGGTCGGATTGCATGAATTTCTTTATCCTATCATGCAAGCTTACGACTCGGTTGCTCTGCATGCCGATGTCGAGTTAGGGGGAACTGACCAACGTTTCAACTTACTCATGGGTCGTGATTTACAAAGAGAGTTTGGCCAAGAGCCTCAAGTAGTCATGATGATGCCATTGTTAGAGGGTACCGATGGAGTTGAAAAAATGAGCAAGAGTCTCGGTAATTACATCGCGGTAAATGACTCACCCTTTGAAATGTTTGGTAAAATTATGTCAATTCCTGATTCTCTTATAAAAAAATATTTTATACTCCTCACCGATATCCCCATGGATACGATTCTTAAATGGGAAAGGGATTTTTCTAATAATCTTCTCCATCCTCGAGATTGGAAAATAACTCTCGCCAAAGAAATCGTCTCTATATATCATGGGTCAGCTCATTCCAACCAAGCTTTAGAAGACTTCGAACGGGCTTTTGCCAAAAAAGAAAGGCCCGAAGACGCTCAAATACTTACTTTTACTGATGATGACTTAAAAGATGAAAAAATCTGGGTTATTTCCTTGCTTCTTAAAACTGGCGTATCTCATTCAAAAAGTGAAATACGAAGATTAATCGAGCAGGGAGGAGTATATCTCGACAACGAGAGGATATCGGATCCAAATTCTGATATCCAAATTAAAGATGACCAGTTTCTTCGGGTTGGGAAAAAGCTCTTTTTCAAGATCAAAAAAAAATAAAATGAGAAATCTGCAAATTAGAAGCGAAAGATACTCATCTCTATTTATTGAAAGCATGGATGGATATATTTTTCTTAATCCCTTGTATTTATCTTATCTTCTCGTCACTCTATTAAATTCCTGATTTATAATGGCTACATTCATATATTTATAGAGGATAAATTTGCAACCAAAGCCAAGTTAGTATAAAATAGTAGAGATAGAACACCCAGTTGCTCAATGGTAATCCAATAGGGGTGGTGTTCTGTGAGTGGTTGGTTTTTTTGAACTTTACGTCGAAGACTGATCCTGTTTTTTGCAGGAGAATGAAGGAATACAAACAAGAAAGAGTGGGTTTCCTGCCCACTCTTTCTTGTTTGTATGAAAGACAATATCTTATTATCGAATAAGAAAGGAATAGCATGCTGGGGGTTTATTATGAATAAAGATATTTTTTTTGCTATCGAACAAATTGAAAGAGCAAAGGGGATTCCGCGCGAGACCCTTAAACAAGCTATTGAAGCAGCTCTTCTGTCTGCCTACAAAAAAAATTTTAAGGGCCCCCACAAAGCAGTGGAAGTTATTCTTGATTCAAATACTGGGGAAGTCAAAGTTTATACCCATAAAGTAATCAATCCTGAAACTGGAGAAACGCTCGATATCGACGAATATGAAGTTCTATCCGGTCAAGGCACCAACCGCCTTGAATCAGGAGAAATAGTCCAAGTTGAGATTACCCCTAAAGATTTTGGGAGAATTGCTGCCCAAACTGCCAAACAGGTAATTATGCAGCGCATTCGAGAAGCTGAGAGAAGCTTGGTATATGATGAATTTTTAGAAAGAACCGAGGATATCGTAACTGGTGTCATTAATCGTAAAGAAGGAAAAAATATCATTGTCGATCTGGAAAAAATTGAATCTCTTCTTCCCTCCAATGAACAAATATCATCGGAGAATTACCGAATTGGGGCACGGATGAAATTTTATATAATTGAAGTTAAAAAAACCAGCCGAGGCCCCCGTATTGTTCTATCTCGATCTCACCCAGGCTTGGTAAAACGGTTATTTGAATTGGAAGTTCCTGAAGTACAAGAAGGTTTTGTCACCATCAAAGCCATAGCAAGAGAACCAGGAGCACGAACGAAAATTGCAGTCGAAAGCCGAGATGCCAAAGTTGATCCGGTTGGTTCTTGCATAGGAAATAAAGGATCGAGAGTCAAACATATAACTGATGAACTCCGAGGAGAAAAAATTGATATTATTCGTTGGAGTAACGATCCAAAAGTATTTATTTCAGACGCTTTGAGTCCAGCTCATGTTACCTTGGTCGAACTTGATCCTGGCTCCAATACGGCACTGGTGTATGTACCTGATGATCAACTGTCACTCGCCATTGGAAAAGAAGGGCAGAATGCCAGACTTTCTGCTCGTTTAACCGGGTGGAGAATTGATATAAAAAGCGATCGAGAAATTAGAGAGGCGCCTGGTCAATCATGAAAAAGAAGAAAATACCTTTACGGCTTTGCCTTTCTTGTCGCCTTCGGAAGGAGAAAAAATCATTGATTCGGATCGTTGCATCACCGACTGGTGAGATAGATATCGATTTAACTGGAAAAAAGCCCGGAAGAGGAGCCTATATATGTCCTAATGCTGAGTGCAATGCCCGTATAAATAGGCAACTCCTTTCTTTTGCCCTTAAGACTGAGGTGGTTCAGGAAGAGGTTACAGCTCTTCAGAGGGCAATTCAAAATCTAATTGAATCCTTGCCAAAGGAGGTTAAGCATGGCAAAAATTAGAATATATAAAGTAGCAGAACAACTTGGTATGCCAACTCATGAAGTGATGGATATATTAAAAGCTTTGGGATCTGATGTAAAAAACCATATGAGTAGTATTGATGAAGAGTATATTGAGCTTTTACAGGAAGAAAGGGAGTATCGGAAAAAAGAAGAAGAAAAAAACCGGAAAAGAAAAGAGCGAACCATTCAGCTTAAAGAGTCACCTCATTTGAAAGATATCGCGCGACTACTCGACATGCATTGGGAAGATATTGTTATTAAATTAGCTGATTGGAATGTGATTTTTGATTCAAAAAAACCTCTTCCACCACTCGTGGTTGAACGTTTAGCCCGTGAGAAAAATTGGGAAATCATCTGGGAAGATAGTTTACGGGAAAAAACCATTGAAGCTCTTCAAGGTGGCTTAGGTATTCGTCCTCCAATTGTGACCGTTTTAGGTCATGTCGATCACGGGAAAACCACTTTATTAGATGCTATTCGCCGTTCAAAAGTTGCCCAATCAGAATATGGTGGAATAACACAAAAAATCGGAGCCTATCAAATCGAAGTGAGCAATAAAAAGATTACTTTTGTTGATACACCTGGCCATGAAGCTTTTACCGCAATGAGAGCTCGGGGAGCTCAAGTCACTGATATCGCTATTTTGGTAGTAGCCGCTGATGATGGTGTAATGCCTCAAACTATTGAAGCTCTCCAACATGCTAAAGCTGCCGATGTATCTATTATTGTTGCCATTAACAAGATCGATAAATCCGGTGCAAATCCCGACCGAATTAAGCAACAACTCTCTGATTATGGACTAGTTCCAGAAGAATGGGGAGGAGATACAATTTTCGTGAATATATCAGCTCTACAGAAAAAAGGGATTAACGACCTTTTAGAAATGATCTTGCTCCAAGCAGAGTTACTGGAATTAAAAGCTCGTCATCAAGGTTACGCCACTGGAACGATTATTGAATCCCGATTAGATCGAGGGAAGGGACCGGTTGCTACGGTTATAGTAAAAGAAGGAACCCTAAAGATTGGTGACTTTTTTGTTGCCGGTGCCACCTGGGGAAAAGTTCGTTCCCTCTTCTCGGTAAATGGGAAAAAAGTTAAAGAAGCAATTCCTTCTATGCCAGTAGAAATTGTTGGCTTTTCTGAATTACCCCCAGCTGGAACTCAATATATGGTAATAGAAGATGAAAAAATTGCTCGCCTTATAGCGAACCAAAAACAACTGAAGGAGCGGGAAAAATCTTTAAAAGGATCAAGTGCTCAGATTACTTCTCTCGAAGAACTTCTTTCACCAGAAGAGGGGAAAAAGCGAGAGTTGAATATTATCCTTAAGGCTGATTTTCAAGGATCTCTTGACGCTATCGAAAAAGTTCTTTCCCAAATTGGAAGCGAAGAAGTAAGTATTAAGGTCCTTTCCAAGGGAGTTGGCAATATCAACGAAGCCGATGTCGTTTTAGCCGCAGCTTCAAATGGAATCGTTATTGGTTTTGATGTTAAGCTTCCCTCTGAGGTATCAAAAAATGCCAAAAGAGAAGGAGTAGACGTCCGTCTTTATCGAATTATTTATGACGTCATTGACGATTTACAAAATGCTATTAAAGGAATGGCAACGCCTAAGCAATATCAAGAAAGCATCGGAAAAGCTGAAGTAAGAGCAGTTTTTAAAATACCAAAAACTGGAGTGATATCCGGTTCCTATGTCACCTCGGGAAAAATAGAAAGAAATGCTTTTGTACGAGTAATTCGCAAGGGTGAAATACTTGAAGAATCAGCAAAAATTGTCTCCTTAAAAAGGTTTAAAGAAGACGTCAAAGAGGTCTCTATGGGATATGAATGCGGAATTGGGCTTGATCGCTTCGAAGATTTTGAAGAGGGAGACATTTTAGAAGCCTATATCATACGAGAAGAATAATGAGAATCGGAGCCGGTCAGGTATTGCTTTCTATTCCTGAAAGCTTTTCGTTAAAAGATAAAAGAAGAATTATGAATTCTATCAAACAACGACTGAAAAACCGTTTTAATCTCTCGGTTATAGAAATAAATCCTGACATTGCCTGGAATCAAGGCCTTATTGGTTTTGCCTGCGTCGGCGAAGACGAAATGACGGTAAAACATATGATCGATCAGATTGGTCGTTTCATGGAAGATGACGGTCGATATGAAATAATTCAATTTAATATCCAAATCTATTGACCATTCAAAATTGACAACTGTTGAAAGGGGGTCTGGAAATGAAGAGTTATCGATCCCAACGTTTGGCTGAACTCATTAAAAGAGAAATTGCCACTATGGTTTTGTCCGATGCGGCAGATCCACGTATAAAGAGAATGACTATTACCCATGTCAATATTACTCCAGATTTAAAAATAGCTAGAATTTTCGTCACCTTCCCTGGGAATAAAAATGAAGTTGAAGAAAGTTTTCAGGCTTTGTTAAAAGCAAGTCGATTTATTCGAAGTCATATCAGTCAAAATATTCGGATACGCTACATGCCAGAAATTGAATTTATATACGATACCAGCTTGGAAAAAGCTTATCAGGTTATAGACCTCATAAATCAAATAGGAAGAAAAAACGGGAGTTAAAGATGGAAATACAACATTTGTTTCAAACACTACCTCAGAAAAATCCCATCATCATC
Protein-coding sequences here:
- the rnpM gene encoding RNase P modulator RnpM, which translates into the protein MKKKKIPLRLCLSCRLRKEKKSLIRIVASPTGEIDIDLTGKKPGRGAYICPNAECNARINRQLLSFALKTEVVQEEVTALQRAIQNLIESLPKEVKHGKN
- a CDS encoding QueT transporter family protein, with translation MKKLPRMALIAALYAAFTILPPFYAFAYGPIQIRVAEAFTVLPFLFPETIFGLTIGCFLANLLGQVGFLDIVFGTLITFLAALVTSKMKKAYLAPLPPVLFNSFGVSLYLAKLFQVPYFYSVFYIMIGELIACYGIGYPILKILLKRGIVRR
- a CDS encoding DUF503 domain-containing protein; this translates as MRIGAGQVLLSIPESFSLKDKRRIMNSIKQRLKNRFNLSVIEINPDIAWNQGLIGFACVGEDEMTVKHMIDQIGRFMEDDGRYEIIQFNIQIY
- the tyrS gene encoding tyrosine--tRNA ligase translates to MSFEKRATQDLEILCRGVEDIINPEDLQKKLIRYYQTGQPLIIKEGFDPSAPDIHLGHTVTLRKLKQFQLLGHQVVFLVGDFTGRIGDPTGKKEARKQLTEEEVLANAKTYSEQAFKILDPEKTIIKFNSKWLKNLSFVDIIEITAHFTVARMLEREDFHQRLSNGKPVGLHEFLYPIMQAYDSVALHADVELGGTDQRFNLLMGRDLQREFGQEPQVVMMMPLLEGTDGVEKMSKSLGNYIAVNDSPFEMFGKIMSIPDSLIKKYFILLTDIPMDTILKWERDFSNNLLHPRDWKITLAKEIVSIYHGSAHSNQALEDFERAFAKKERPEDAQILTFTDDDLKDEKIWVISLLLKTGVSHSKSEIRRLIEQGGVYLDNERISDPNSDIQIKDDQFLRVGKKLFFKIKKK
- the infB gene encoding translation initiation factor IF-2; the protein is MAKIRIYKVAEQLGMPTHEVMDILKALGSDVKNHMSSIDEEYIELLQEEREYRKKEEEKNRKRKERTIQLKESPHLKDIARLLDMHWEDIVIKLADWNVIFDSKKPLPPLVVERLAREKNWEIIWEDSLREKTIEALQGGLGIRPPIVTVLGHVDHGKTTLLDAIRRSKVAQSEYGGITQKIGAYQIEVSNKKITFVDTPGHEAFTAMRARGAQVTDIAILVVAADDGVMPQTIEALQHAKAADVSIIVAINKIDKSGANPDRIKQQLSDYGLVPEEWGGDTIFVNISALQKKGINDLLEMILLQAELLELKARHQGYATGTIIESRLDRGKGPVATVIVKEGTLKIGDFFVAGATWGKVRSLFSVNGKKVKEAIPSMPVEIVGFSELPPAGTQYMVIEDEKIARLIANQKQLKEREKSLKGSSAQITSLEELLSPEEGKKRELNIILKADFQGSLDAIEKVLSQIGSEEVSIKVLSKGVGNINEADVVLAAASNGIVIGFDVKLPSEVSKNAKREGVDVRLYRIIYDVIDDLQNAIKGMATPKQYQESIGKAEVRAVFKIPKTGVISGSYVTSGKIERNAFVRVIRKGEILEESAKIVSLKRFKEDVKEVSMGYECGIGLDRFEDFEEGDILEAYIIREE
- the rbfA gene encoding 30S ribosome-binding factor RbfA, encoding MKSYRSQRLAELIKREIATMVLSDAADPRIKRMTITHVNITPDLKIARIFVTFPGNKNEVEESFQALLKASRFIRSHISQNIRIRYMPEIEFIYDTSLEKAYQVIDLINQIGRKNGS
- the nusA gene encoding transcription termination factor NusA produces the protein MNKDIFFAIEQIERAKGIPRETLKQAIEAALLSAYKKNFKGPHKAVEVILDSNTGEVKVYTHKVINPETGETLDIDEYEVLSGQGTNRLESGEIVQVEITPKDFGRIAAQTAKQVIMQRIREAERSLVYDEFLERTEDIVTGVINRKEGKNIIVDLEKIESLLPSNEQISSENYRIGARMKFYIIEVKKTSRGPRIVLSRSHPGLVKRLFELEVPEVQEGFVTIKAIAREPGARTKIAVESRDAKVDPVGSCIGNKGSRVKHITDELRGEKIDIIRWSNDPKVFISDALSPAHVTLVELDPGSNTALVYVPDDQLSLAIGKEGQNARLSARLTGWRIDIKSDREIREAPGQS